Genomic window (Dictyoglomus thermophilum H-6-12):
AAGATAAAATTTAATAATGGAGTAACGTTTAGCACCCAGAAAGCTATCGCAGATCCTATTACCATAAGTGATATCATAACCAGAGAGCTACTTATTAGTGAAATTATTAAAATAATAAATTTTAAAAGGTTAAACTCTAAGTTTAGTTTTACCCATGCGTGGGAAAGAGTAATTATACCTATGATAAGTTGGCTCAAGCCCTTCATATCAAAAACTTCTGCAAAATAAAAGAAGAATATATTAAGAGGTTTTAGATAATATTTTATGAAGTCACCTGAGATTAAATAGGAAGGTAAGTTCCAGAGATTATCAAAGAAAAGTTGTAGAGGAGATAAGGCAAGCAAAGAAAAGCCATATATGAATAAAATCTCATAATAACTCCATCCTAAAATATTGGGAATAGATTTAAAGATTACATATATGGAGAGGAGCCCCAAAAGATTTGTGATTACCATACCAATAGTACTAATAAAGAAGTCTACTCTATATTGCATCCTTCCTTTTATATCCTGAGCAATAAACCAAAAATATACCTTTATGTAGTACTTTAGTCTGGATTTAGCCCCCATTTATCTTAATAAACCTCTCTGTTAATTTGTAATATATTCTACTTAAAGTTA
Coding sequences:
- a CDS encoding ABC transporter permease gives rise to the protein MGAKSRLKYYIKVYFWFIAQDIKGRMQYRVDFFISTIGMVITNLLGLLSIYVIFKSIPNILGWSYYEILFIYGFSLLALSPLQLFFDNLWNLPSYLISGDFIKYYLKPLNIFFFYFAEVFDMKGLSQLIIGIITLSHAWVKLNLEFNLLKFIILIISLISSSLVMISLMVIGSAIAFWVLNVTPLLNFIFRLREYTRYPTDIFDSFFKFIFSFVIPIAFVAFYPSQIFLRPQNSNILVFISPFVGIFLFIIAYKLWIRGTRRYKGTGV